In a single window of the Candidatus Woesearchaeota archaeon genome:
- a CDS encoding helix-turn-helix domain-containing protein has protein sequence MINKDNLMQIGLTKNETDVYLCLLQLEEALAGEVSKKTGISRTYIYDTIERLAQKGLVSYVVRNGKRYYRAASPNKVIDYLKEQEAKVNLILPELLALHKPLIKKPVVEVYDGPEGMKNIYTIMFRTKPKEWLLLGSSGKAEEVVSHDFLNIMESKRAKLGIGFKCLMNPVPQAIKRGKELVKFQLTEVRYLPQTYVSPVSIYLFGDYTSLMLWMKEKPLAILIHDKDITRSFKEHFKILWELSKVDKK, from the coding sequence ATGATCAACAAAGATAACTTAATGCAGATAGGATTGACAAAAAATGAGACAGATGTTTATTTATGCCTTTTGCAGCTAGAAGAAGCTCTTGCAGGCGAGGTCTCAAAGAAAACAGGAATTTCCAGAACTTATATTTATGACACGATTGAGAGACTTGCTCAAAAAGGCCTGGTAAGCTATGTTGTAAGGAACGGTAAAAGATACTACAGGGCAGCTTCCCCAAACAAAGTTATTGATTATCTGAAGGAACAAGAAGCAAAGGTGAATTTAATTCTGCCAGAACTTTTGGCATTGCATAAGCCATTAATTAAAAAACCAGTTGTAGAGGTTTATGACGGCCCTGAGGGAATGAAAAATATCTATACCATTATGTTCAGAACAAAACCAAAAGAATGGCTATTGCTCGGTAGCTCCGGAAAAGCAGAAGAGGTTGTAAGCCATGATTTTCTCAATATAATGGAATCAAAAAGGGCAAAATTAGGGATTGGATTTAAATGTTTAATGAACCCTGTGCCCCAAGCAATAAAAAGGGGAAAGGAATTAGTAAAATTTCAATTAACAGAAGTCAGGTATCTCCCGCAAACTTATGTAAGCCCGGTTTCTATTTACCTATTCGGGGATTACACTTCTTTAATGCTGTGGATGAAAGAAAAGCCTTTGGCCATCTTGATCCATGATAAAGACATTACCCGCTCTTTTAAAGAGCACTTCAAGATTTTATGGGAATTATCTAAAGTCGACAAAAAATAA